In Anopheles bellator chromosome 2, idAnoBellAS_SP24_06.2, whole genome shotgun sequence, the genomic stretch GGGAACTGATCGAGAAGCAGGAAACGTATCTGGAGCTGGAAAATGATGGAAGAATTATTCTACTCTGGCCGGCTACCGTGTGTCACGTGATCGATCGCACCAGTCCGCTGTACGAAGTGTCCGCTGCCGATCTGATGGAgcgcaaaatggaaattgttgtCACGATTACTGGtgggacgatgacgacggggCAAATCAATCAGGCGCGCACTTCTTACGTACCGTCGGAGATTTATTGGGGGCATCGGTTCTGTGATATTGTCGAGTACGATTCGCGCAAACAGAGCTACGTGGCCGTTAACGAACGAATGCACGATCTGGAAGAAGTGGAAACACCACTCTGCAGTGCACGCCAGATGGATGTGCTGTTGAAAAAACTTCGCCGGGATGCGTCTGCCAGTGGCGCAGGGGGCCAGTCACAACCATCCGAGCTTCCAGAAACAGATCACAACAATACAGACGCCAATCGGAATACTACATCCAGCAAGTAAAATAGATTAATTAAATCCTTTATAAAGTTAATATTGACTTTGCAGTTATTTAACCCAAGGCTTCGAGCTAACGAGATGAATCAGAGAAGGCGGAAGCTCGCATCTTGTACCGGGaatatcaaataaaaattgttcCTTCGTTGCAATcagaaacttttttttttcaacttgATAgattttacaatattttttacagttaTATCAAACAAGATTCATACGTCAGGGTATTAGACGCTTTACAAAGCACAATCTCTGAATTGATTGAATCACAAGGACCAAGCGCAGAAAATGGTCACCACTTGGCACATTGTTTCCTGGCTATCGTTTCATCGTAGCTTTTGCATGTAACTTTGCTTCCATCTCATGCAGCCGGTTTTTTAGAGTTTCGTTTTCCGATCTCATTGCGATAAATTGCTGCGCAAACTCGTCCTTCGCCAAAAGTAATCCCAACCCAGTGTTAACGGTCTTTTCCAGCGATTCCAGCTTGGATTGAGTTTCACGCCACAGATTAAACATTCCCATCCACAAGAAGCTGCGCAGAGCCTGCTCTGCGTCGAGTTGCTGAAGGTGGCTATTCTGAAACTGCTCCATTATTGAGCTCCGTAACTCCTCTATCTGACCAGCGATCTCTCGATGCTGCGATAGGTGTGTTTCGAGAGATCGTGCGCGTTCATTCGAAACTGTTTCGTGAGGATTAGTGGCTGCGAGTTCGGAAGTACCTGATAGTTCTTGCTTAACACTCGCCACTGACACGCGCGTCTGATTTTCTTTATCACCATCATGAACGACATCCGATTGCGGGCCACTCTTTCGCATCTCGCCAGCTGCGGGAGCAGTGTTTTCATGCTGGCTTTCGGCTAATACACGATTCGCATGGCTATCTCTATGGCTACTGCTACTGTTGCTACAGCTGCTGTTTGTAGCGGCTGCTTCACTGTCACTTTCCGCTACCTCAGAACCTTCTTCGCGAATGTATTCCAAATTGTCACCCGACCTCACACCTCCTGCTGGCCGATGGAGCCGCTGTTCGACGCTTCCATCCAACCTGCTACAGTCTACCTTCGCCCTTTTCAGCAATCGATTCACATTCACGAAGCTATCGTTGATGGTGGGTGCTGCCGTTTCATGCGAAGTCTCTGTAGCGTCGGTTGCCTGCCCGGAAGCATTCAACTCCAGGTGGCAATCGGAAAGATCCTCCAGCAGTCCCATAAGATTGTTGCCGGCCATTTGCATGCTGGAGCGCGATTCCATGCTAAGCCGCGAGGAGGTACTCAGGCGCGACATACAATCCATCGGAATATCGCGTCGCTGTAGAAACATATCGATCTCGCCCATGAAACTGTCGTGCTGATCCATTGATATGCGACCTGCTCTCGGCTCCGTGTCTTCGATTGCCACACCTTCACTAACCCGCAACGAGCCCTTAATAGGCTTTTTTGACATCTCCAGCTCGGTCATGCTGCGTCTGCTGGAACCCTCCTTCGGGAAGGGCACAAACACCAAACTGTTTACGTTGGtttgatgcacttttcgcATATTTAACGGCTCTTTTAGCGAGCGCAAATCGTATCCGTAAACGTAGCCCTTTAGGTTGCCCACCGCAAACTGTTGCCCACCGTCGGCGATTGCCAGCGACTCGAAGGGGTAGTTTGACTGGATGTGCAAAGCCCGCTCATTCCGACGCACGTCGAAGATGTTGATCACACTGTCGTAGCCGACGGAAAACAGATAGTCCGGAAAGCTTTCGACCATCGCCAAATCACGGCACGATGACTGGTGGGCGGCTGGCTGCGAGTACACCGGTTTTTTGGACTGCGAATCGTACAGCACTACCGCTCCTTTGTACGAAGCGACCGCCAAGTGGCATCGTTTCGTTGGATGGAACCGTGCTTTAACCGTACTGGGGAAAGATAAGCGAGGCTTGAAACGCTGTtacatttcaaacattcaaagaCACACCACTTACTTGTTGTCGAACGCTAGCTTTTGCAGCTTCGTGCTGGTCTTCATGCCGTACAGATTCACCTGTCCGTTCTCATACACAACCGCTAGGAAGTCGTCGGTAGCGTTGAAATCCATAAACGTGACAGCATTCGCGATACGGTCGGCatcgaagcgtttcgaaaagTTTGCCTTCTTGTAGCTCATGAAGCGCACCATGCCGCAAGTCAACCCGATCGCTATCTCGTCCTTACCCGACGTTCTCGGGCACGCAACGCAGTACAGGTTCTCGATCATAATTTTCTTAACGGTCGCTAATGTGCGACCGCCCACCGGCTGATCGTTGCTCTTGATGCGCAGCAGCTCTACGCCCCAGTTTTTATTCGACCGGACAAACAGCTTCGACGATCCCACTAGGAACTGGCAATCGGAGCCATCCGTATGGACATGGGCACTGCTGGACAACTGCTCCAACCCAGGGAAGTTGTGCAGTTGAGTGTCCCTTGCGCACGAAACTATCTCCGTCATGATGCGTTTGTGGCTATTTGTTGAGCGTTCCCGGTATTTCCAATATTGGCAGATTCGGATTATCGGGGACGTGCTACAAAATGACACACAACCAAATCGCGGTGAACTACGTTTCGTCTAGCAATGCAACGCGCCAATTCAAACGAAGATGTCGGTTGTTTGGTTACCGTTTGTTTGGGCAATGCAAACCCTCAGATGTCAGAAATATTCAGCACCAGTGTACAAGGCACAGGGTGGCTCTGATTGTCAAACAAATCCGTTGAAACTGGTTAGAAGATTTTGCAGATGGGATCCTACAAAACAGTTCGATACGAGAATACTTAGATATTTAGACGGGTATTTTCGGATAAATGCCCCAACTACGGACCCTTAAATCAATTTACGTATTAATAACAAGCTCAAATAGCGATAGACTGATGAAGGATCTACAAAGAATTTTATACAGGTTTTTTACTCTTTAAAAAATCTGCATTATGACAAAATGCATTATTGTCGaagtttttatttaaagtCTCAAATGCTTCAAGTTTCACGTTCAATTTTCGgaggaaacaaacaaccaaGTTGTTATatgttttgttcaaaattgatAAGTGATATATTTTTTCACTTCAAACATTCCTAAGTAGCATCTCGATAATGAGTTCGTTATCTTTTCTATTGCGTCTTACACTTTTGTCTCGGTTTAGCACCCGGTTCGCTGTGCCATCCTAACTACACTGACTCTCATCAACCCTGTACTAGCCCGTCTTTCCCTGCACTGTTCCCCATAGATTTAGTCGGTAAGTCCATCGCAAATACTCAATCAGCCGGTCCAACTAACACAATTACTGCCATTGGAAAAACAATCTCTTTAGTGGAATACTTTTCAACCAGCACAATAACTTGTCTTGTGTGGAATAATTGTGCACCGACCGGGACAAGCTGTAGGGATCGAACTTTGTAATAAAATACTGATAACTgtggcaggagcagcaacaaataAATGTATAAATTCAAACATTGACCGTATCCGGCTTTCGAGAATACTGTTAAAATTAAGCATAAATTGTCATTGAGTGTAGTCTTACTTTACCCTACATACTTCCACTTCAAACATGTTTTGGATTATATGTAAtaagtaaacataaaaatactTATAGATTTCTTTTACAAACTAAAATCACAACCATTAAACTATATTTGGAATTATTCGAAACAAAACTTATAGGCCGCGAACGCAAACAACGTACGAAAAGTAAAGTATACATTGAGCTACCATTAATTCGCTGTCGCGGATGTTGGCGCCAACCAAACGTTGTGGACAATAAACGGCCAAAATTGGATCGAATACATTGCCAATATTTTACAATTGcaacaaataacaaaatcGAAAGCTGGTGTCAGGTTTGAAAGAATAAACGAACATTTCCGAACGTGCCGATGCCCTGCTGTGACCCCTTTCGTTACGTAGAGAGTGTGTCAATCTTAGATAAATGGGAATTACATCCGGGGATTTTCAAGAAGTGGAATTCTTCAGGATCGGTTTGACGAACGGATCCATTGCGAAGTATCGAGGGACCTTATGCCTAAATAATGAACCCCCCAACCAGAGCCGTGGGTCCAGACGCTGTTCACTACCTTCGGTTCGTGCGGCTCAGTATGCTGAGATAGTTGTGGTTGAGGCTGCGGTAAAGTCTACTGTTTCTTAACGAGCTTGCCGTTACCGACGAAGCTGGAGAAGCCGCCGACGGCAAAGCGTTGGGCACTAATGGTTTAGCGAAAGCTATAGGCACGGAAGCGAATGCCATTGGTGTGGATGAGGTGACTAATGACGATGAGGCAGTTGCAGATGAGGATGATGTGAGTGGTGATCTATTGCTACTAGGGCGCGTGCCACATGTGGCGTCGGCATCGTAGGACTCCGAATGCGGCATGTTGCGCATGCTACTCTGTCTGTAATACATCCTTTCGGGCATTGCTTCCGTGCGTTGGCGTCATATACTGTCAGGTCCTAGCCGTCGAATAGCCGACGAGACCCGCCACAGGCGAACCTTTCCGTCGCTGGACAATCGAAACAGGTACACGTACAGCAACCGAGGCCAAGGTGCGgaatgaaagtaaaagtagcatagaaaaagaaacaaaaatcaaaaattaataaacgtTCGAGCGTAAGGAGAAGAAACAACATCAAGCGAACGAAATGGAGGATGATGATTCAGTTAGAAGCGGAGGTGAAACAACAATCAAGCGATGGTACCCTACGAAGGTCCACGTCCAGTGCAGGAGGATCTTGCGTTTGATTTGCTTTATCATAGAATCATCGAAAGATGCTTATTGTTTTATATGGCCGAGCAAGAACAGTAAAACATCAAAGCTGCGCGTGTCAACGGTGgtgtgaaaacatttcaaGCTGGTAAACAAAgcgaataaaacaaatacTGAATAAAAGGTGATAAACTGTTAGAAGACTTACTACTCAAGTTCCGCAGAAACTTTAAACGTAAAAAGAAGGGTACAGCAACAATGGCAGCGTCAAGGAACCATTAGCACACAGGAAAATGATTCACCTCGATGAAGGCGCATAAATGTGCTTTGTGTTTTTAAGGGGTACATTCGTTGAACAACGTGTTAAAATGTACTAGCGCATCCGTTTTATGCCCCATTGGCACAGCTAAGTGGGCAGAAGAAGAACACTATCACCTGTAGCATCCAAACAAGCACCATTGTCCAGAGTGTCAATTTTGCCCAATGCCTTAGAGAAAAATATCTTTTGTGAGTAAAGTAAAAGTGGTAAAAAGTAAAAGCAATAGAGGTCCTGCACTAAATTGAGCTATTAGCGGTGCGGACGACGTATTATGCTATGCCAAAGGTTCCCTTATTCATAAGCTGTATCTATCGAATCCTTCAAACTCTAGCCTTTCGTTTTCACTAACAAGTTACCATCATTCAATTCAGTATACGCGAGATTTATCACTTACTTGCAACCATCATTTTGATATCTTATATAATTTGATTCAGTTTTGTGCATTCTAGCTACATCGATTCAAGTGTCGCTCTTCTACTAACGCAAGCTTTTCGACCGTTTTGTCGAGCTCATTAAGGGttaatattgttttgcattcaatGGGCAGTCGATAAAAGtgattttatattatttatgaCCTTGACGCATCATTCATATGATCGTGCAAATAAGCGATCGCATAGTACACGCAATGCTATTTTAGCTTAAAATAATACAAACTCTTGATTAAACCGACATCCATCCCtcttttttaaatcaaattaaatctAAACTGAATACGTAGTTTCATGCAAACAGTAACAACCTAGGAGATTGCCCCGCAAATATAGGCTCGGCCAGAAACACGAAGAAATGGATTGTTACATTCTAAAACAGTCAAGCTCTTAGTTTCCCATTCCGTTGCGCATCAGCGCACAGTCTACTCTCCTAAAGTCTTGCATAATCCCTGGCTTCGGTTAAGTTATACTGTGGAACTATCGGCACTATTCAAAAGAGATTTATTACTGATCCTCTTTACCGCCGTTCAGTCTACGGTAAGATTAAGCTTTTGGGTTGGCGTTCGCTATGTCATTGTTAATTGATTTGCATATCACATGGAACACCCGATCTTTCCGACGTGAAGCTAGCGGATATTACGTTAGTAACACACATTTGATcacaaatgcaacaaatgcGCTAGACGACGGACTGTAAAATAATTTGCGTTATTGGTTAGCGTTTTGCTTTAAccgtaccaccaccaccaacaccaccaccaccgctaccAATGCCGGATGCAGCAAGAGCAGCATTGGCAACATTAGAACAGTTGCCGGCCGATGCGATGCTCAACGAATCCCAGTCGGTGGTAACGAATCGCCAGATTCGTACCTCCCCGGAACTAGCATCGaagcgcgagcgcgcgagTGCGTTTGAAGAAGTGTTGATAGAAAGAGGATACAAAAGAGAagatagagaaaaaaacataaaacgaaccATCTACCGATCGTACCCCCTCGCAGAATCATTTagccaaaaaagaagaataatCGTCGTGAatccgattcgatcgaattTCTTATCGAAAGAGGTGAGGGACAGCAATTTGACGCTTGGGGGAAGATGCAGCGATACTCACTTGGATGCTGTAAAAACGCGATTATTACTGGTCACGATGTCGTTGATCGACTGTTCCGTCTTCATTTCGGCCAGACTGTCGCAAGTTTTGATATTCCATAAGCGAATAACGCCACCGCGACAGCTAGACAGCAGAATGTCCCCATAAATGGCCATCCCGGAGACCCAGCCCTTGTGTGCGTTGTTGAGTGACTGTTTGAGCTCGCCGTTTCGCAGGTCCCACCGTTTGATCCCGGAGTCTCTGCTCCCGGAAAACAGCTCCGCATCGACTCCGATGGCATCGTTTGCCACGGCTAGAGCCTGTACACCATCGTAGTGCGGTGGTTCGAGGTTCAGTAGCGGTTGCACCACACCTCCGGTCGAATTGACCTCAAACACCTTAACGTAGTGATCCTTCGAACCGGTTGCCACTAGGTCGGTACTATTTGGGCCCTCCCATGCCGTTAGACACATAACCGCCGCCTGATGTCCTCCGGACAGCCGACCCAAGCAGGCAAATTGCCGAAGGTCCCAGAAACGGACTTTATCGGATGCCGCGGTGTACAGCTTACCCGAAGCGCCCATGGTGAGCGCTGTAATCGAGCTTTCGCCCGGAACCAGATCGGAGAGGGACGCAGCGGCTGGCAGAGTCGTTCCGGAGGAGCTAAAAGATAAAGGAGCGAGTATTTTAGAAAACATGGAACCGCACCGTGCCACTTATCCCCATTACCATAGCGTAATGATCGGCCGAACGTTACTATTGCGCAGGTCCCACACCTTGACGAATGCTCCCGAGGCAGAGAAAAGCAGATTGCTCATCGGATCGTACTCCACGGCCGCAACCGGGCCAAGGTGGCCGGTCAAGCAGTGTGGGGTCGAATTGGAACGAAGATCCCACACCTTCACCGTACGATCGGCTGCCGCCGTGAACAGAATGTCGTTCGATACCTTTATCGACAGCACCGAGTTCGTATGGCCTTCGACCACATGGGTGCAGATCAACGGTAAACCAGCTCTACTCTGTAACGGGAGAATAACGAATAAAAACGTACAAACTACGCTTTGCCGCAACGTATGCTGTCTTCGGCTTATACCTTAGCGTTCAGCTCCTTGATATTTCCGCCCGGCTGCGGATCCTGTGTTCCGGCACCGAGTCGTGAAAAGACATCACCATTATCCTCGCGAGATATACCTCGTCGATACACCGGCGGCGATGTGGGCACATCGTTCGAGTCCTCTCTGTATGATTAACGGTTAGCCCCGACGAGTTGGTGGTGGTTCACGGTTGTGAGGTGTTGCAGTGAATTCGATTGGTTTAACATTGTTGAGTGAGTGCGGTTGATGTTGGTTAGATGATTGCACGCCCAGGCAAACAAGCCACATAAGACAGAAAGCACACGGCACAACATTTGCGTTTGCGTCCAGCCAACAGGTCGCCGCGACCCGGGAGCGATTTAGTTAATGTTAGGAGGGCGAAGTTGATGAGTTTGCACAGTCACGACGATACGATTCCGGgccggaaaaataaaacgaattaAGCATGAATTATTCGGGGGTGATTATGAATCGCGTCGGCTGCTGCTTTCTGCTAACTTATTCGGAATGATTCCGTCAAGCGGCCGAAAAAGGGGgaccaaaaatgaaacatgatcAAACGGCTAGTAACATTTTATTAGAGATTTTCTCTACTTCAATTTTAATTGTTCATTTTTTACCGCCGACTTTCCTAGTATCGATCTACAAATTAGTCCACAAAATTACTTTACTAAAACTTGCGtaataatttacaaaacaattaaattttcaattatttataaTACACTTATTGTATGAACTTATACTGAAATCTGTTAACGGTGCGTTGAAACACCAGTTGCAAAAGATTAAACTTCGTTGCGTTAGTTGGAGTGCGTTCAATTGATTCGCTGCAGGCAAGTTGATTGTTTAATGCCCCGCGGAGGGTCCGTTACATCGACTTTAGTATAAATTAAGTTATTTTGAAGAATGCATCGTTCACTGTTTGCCAGAGTAGTACACGGCCGAGCTCTTGAACTGATGGTCGCTTATCAAACCGCTGAAAGGGCAATGATTGAGTTTGTGTGTTGTAAATCCAATTTTTGAAATCGATCCGAGgttaaatttttcaaacgagTTCTTCCATTTCTCCAGAACAAGCTCCCAGAGGGTCATCCAATCGCTTCAATGAGAAAAAACCAGGCAAGCATACTTACATTCCAGGGGACACCTTGCTGGGGAAAGTCCTGCGACTTATACGCGGCGACGCAGGAGCACCATTTGCATCGAACGATTTTCGAGAAAGCAGCGGGGACGCAGTACTGTTCTGTCGCGATATGCTCTGGTGTGGCTGCAGACCTCTGCAAGTTGGGGTGTGGTTCGGGTTAAGATTGTAAATGCATTTTTAGTAATACGACACGACAAATACGAGCAATGATTTCTCTAAGTACACGAAAGAAAAGGGTTTCGGTGTTTGTTGTGCGGCTAACAATGAGCGATGAAATGCAGTATGGAGCGTCAAACGAAACGTGTGTACAACTTCGTgtataaaaaacaaaacaaaaactgaaaacgCACTAGACACCAACAGGAACACTAAATTGAGTCTTTTATTCAGGTGGCAGTGTAACAGTCATATCCAGCAAGTTGCTCTACAACACGTTTAAACAAattctttttgctgcttttgccAAACAATTGCCTTTTCTCAAAGCCTTGTGTGCGGTCCATGACTAAGAGACATTTTTCTGTAAAGAAACGATACAATATTATGGGAACCGCGATACCACGTATTCAAACTCTTTCATTTAATCTCTTCCGATTAGCAGAAGGCACTCTCAGTCAACCAAACAGCAGTCCACAATGCAACGCAGTCTGATTAAAACTTGGTTGTAAAGCTGTGAAACAAGCGCATAAGCAAACTAACACTTTGAAATTTTCACTATTATACTACTCGTATTGGGAACTCGCAGAAAAACCAAACGTGTATCGTATGCGTGTAAATTTACTCTCAGTAACGCAGTGGTGCGTTCTCCAGGGGAACGGCCGGCGGAAGCAACTGttcgccgacggtggccaaactGGTCTCCACCAGTCGTTTAAGATCTAGAAAGGGCTGTATCGGCAAGAGACGATACATCAGAtcgacggtggccaacagacggagcataatttttctaaaacaaagaaaacgaaacataataGCAGAGCGAACCAGGAATACACGCCGGAAGCAGCTTTTGCGAGACTTGGTGTGAAAAACCACATAAGCGTACTCTAAAAGGCCATGCAGAATTAAGTAGATTCATGGGTCATGGTTAGCTAAAACAACACATCACGTTACCAAATATGGCACACTTTTAGCAATTGATACGAGAGCGAGAGTACGAGAAACCATAACGGCAAAGAACTGCATTTAGAACAAGTAAAACTATTCTGCGACAGGGACAGTCGAAGGGAAAGGTTGCTTATCCGCTTGCACTCCGACTAGGCGTTCCTATACGGTAATCTCTTCGGTAATCATTGTGATTGTTCGTACGTATTTGGTTAGACAGTTCAGTGCCAGGCAACACCGAAAGTATACCGCAAGCCTGGCCTGTTTGGCTTACAACTGAAacaaaatcgaattaaaaaacCTTGACCAACGAAACAAATCGTATTAATCAATAATAAGCTAATGAAGAGAAAATGTTGCACAAACCACGCTCAATCGCTGCCATCCTCACACTGCACGCACTTAACAACAGCAAACTTGGAAAACCCGTaacaaaaaccataaaaccgtGGTATCGTCGTGGTATAAAGGTTTCGTGAAACCACACCCGTCGACCAGCTACTACTTACTTTAGCGAACCGGGTGCGCTGGGAACACGTGAAAGCGGAACGAAGGTGCGAGTGGGAACCGCTGGCGGTGCCGTCGGCAAACCGGCACTGGCAGCCGCCGCTGGATCCATGGCACCGCCCAGTACCGTGTACGAGCGGGACATTAtatcgtgctgctgctgctcctgcagaGAGGGGTGCTTCGTGTCATCGTCATCTGCGGAATCCTCGAGATAAATACAAATACCCACTTTCTCAAGCTTACTGCCGCCACTGCTGCCCTGGACAGCGCCGGCTCCCCCGACGGTACCAGCAGCGTTGGAGGTGGAGAATCCGGACGAGCTCCGATAGCTGCCCGCAGATGGGTCCATTGGTGAAGCACCAACGTTACCACTAACAGCTCCACCAACGCCATTAGTACCGCCGCCCGGGCCGACGTATCCGGAGCTGCTGCCGTACAGCAAATCCtgaatggtggccaccgaaggcaCCACGGCGGGATTTCGTCTTTGTTTCGAGGAGTTCCTGTAGGTGACAATAGTGTCGCTAACGTTCGATCAATCCCATTACATTGCGAGTTGGGCGTACATTGGAGGTAAGCACCATTGTGTTAACAACATTTGAGTGGATTGAAAGCCAAATAGCGAAGCATCGAAGTAACAAAcccaaaagaaaagaaaataaaaagaaatgtaaacaacCAAGGCTACCAAAAGTTTTACGAAAAGAACCAACTAATTTAACTGACAACACGTGCACACGAAGCAATAGACCAAAAACTAGAACTCATACCGGTGTTTCGTAAAACGAGAAAAACTTGAttgaacaaacagaaaactatcaaaaagtgaaaagtaaGAACCCGCAAATTAAATAGGacatagaaaagaaaagtaacATAATCAACCATTCATAGTTGACTGAGCAAGTGGAAAAAATGAGGAGGTACGCCTGAACACAACTTAACTATTGTATATAACCGATTCAAAGCAAATTACTAATTAGCCATGATTAATGacgtttgttggttttcacGCTATCGCCAGTTGACGACATAATCACTCCATGACGTCTCAATCTACAACCGCAATACTCACAGATCCGTGTGGCTAGTGCTCGGCGACGGACTCCGTGTGGTGGAGTCTATGACATGTGTACGCAGCTGTGAAGACGAAGGCTGCTGATCATCCTGCTCTGGCAGGTTACCGGCACCATTCGCAAACGAGTTCGCTGACAGGGCCGAGCTGAAGCTTCCATCGGACGTAGCCGTCGCGGGCGCCCGTTCTAATATGTACTGCAGCAGTTGCTCCTGAACGCTGCTATCCTGCTGCACTTCGTTCAAGAGCGCTTCCCGCTCGCGCAACCTGGCCTGGGTCAGTCCCGCCTCACACACTTGACCGATCGTCGTTTGGCACAGTCGCTGCAGCAAGAATTTGGCCTCGTCCACGGTGGAAATGTTGTTCGTTATGTTCTGCAGCATCTCTTGCTCCGACGACATGTCCTTGCTTTCCTCCATCTGGATGATCGAGTTCTGCAGGTTGCCGATCGTATCGTGGAAGTAGTTCATGTTGGCTATAATCGTGTCCTCCTCCGAGATCAGATCATGCAACGACGACTCGGCACCGTCCTTCTTACGCTTGCGCAGGTTCATCAAATCCCTGCTCAGCATGTTGCGCTCCTGAATGACTCGATcgagctccagctccagctcaaCCACCGCCTG encodes the following:
- the LOC131207824 gene encoding kinesin-like protein KIF21B produces the protein MPDDDKESSVRVAVRIRPQIPRELIDMCRVCTQVTPGEPQVFLGSDKAFTFDYVFDMTTTQVSVYSNCVEKLVDGALKGYNATVLAYGQTGSGKTYTMGTGFERVVPEVQEGIIPRAVRHLFEGITQLQQNPYDEDGTYLGPLTFTVEAQFMELYNEEIIDLLNPYNKGGRVFKIFEDASGGIAVAGATKKPLTGPQEALNCLQQGALARTTASTQMNEQSSRSHALFTILIRRQRVLTAEQCDSMEGDTETLTSKFHFVDLAGSERLKRTGATGERAREGISINCGLLALGNVISALGDKTKKVSHVPYRDSKLTRLLQDSLGGNSQTVMIACVSPSDRDFMETLNTLKYANRARNIKNKVQVNQDQSSRIISQLRREIASLQLEMLEYKQGKRCVDDEGNTTVTDVTLENEILVQDNKRLQQRVKAMQDTIDSLTDRNASLQAQLKPLPYMRALADADGAPNGAGKKEDGSNMTSSGGESPMQEIVAGYILEIEKLNAKLIESQQMCQQLKKAQPTQSKLRLPFLEDETETVINLAKRELEKEREVLMSRSLPGLENEGSLDPESDSNSDTESDDKAEELRAEMLEVNSDIALKSKLIEQLELSQQRMQTMRQQYEEKLNVLNAKITNTQRERDQVLANLSNGGAGVPSTKGINSVANDSAAKRVKEDYERKLSEMQRELKKLQSAQREHLRKQREMQAQEARLKTLRSELEELKQIKYRLQRKMAEENHRHKELESRKTREIAKLRKESMKLAGEVKSLQAQGIARDQILKRKTEEVTNLRRTQRGQLSLKAAGRVKPQTSVGLQTVKSMKTKWESLQRTIMRAARSRQAVVELELELDRVIQERNMLSRDLMNLRKRKKDGAESSLHDLISEEDTIIANMNYFHDTIGNLQNSIIQMEESKDMSSEQEMLQNITNNISTVDEAKFLLQRLCQTTIGQVCEAGLTQARLREREALLNEVQQDSSVQEQLLQYILERAPATATSDGSFSSALSANSFANGAGNLPEQDDQQPSSSQLRTHVIDSTTRSPSPSTSHTDLDTIVTYRNSSKQRRNPAVVPSVATIQDLLYGSSSGYVGPGGGTNGVGGAVSGNVGASPMDPSAGSYRSSSGFSTSNAAGTVGGAGAVQGSSGGSKLEKVGICIYLEDSADDDDTKHPSLQEQQQHDIMSRSYTVLGGAMDPAAAASAGLPTAPPAVPTRTFVPLSRVPSAPGSLKGLQPHQSISRQNSTASPLLSRKSFDANGAPASPRISRRTFPSKVSPGIEDSNDVPTSPPVYRRGISREDNGDVFSRLGAGTQDPQPGGNIKELNAKSRAGLPLICTHVVEGHTNSVLSIKVSNDILFTAAADRTVKVWDLRSNSTPHCLTGHLGPVAAVEYDPMSNLLFSASGAFVKVWDLRNSNVRPIITLCSSGTTLPAAASLSDLVPGESSITALTMGASGKLYTAASDKVRFWDLRQFACLGRLSGGHQAAVMCLTAWEGPNSTDLVATGSKDHYVKVFEVNSTGGVVQPLLNLEPPHYDGVQALAVANDAIGVDAELFSGSRDSGIKRWDLRNGELKQSLNNAHKGWVSGMAIYGDILLSSCRGGVIRLWNIKTCDSLAEMKTEQSINDIVTSNNRVFTASNSGEVRIWRFVTTDWDSLSIASAGNCSNVANAALAASGIGSGGGGVGGGGTVKAKR
- the LOC131210496 gene encoding uncharacterized protein LOC131210496 → MTEIVSCARDTQLHNFPGLEQLSSSAHVHTDGSDCQFLVGSSKLFVRSNKNWGVELLRIKSNDQPVGGRTLATVKKIMIENLYCVACPRTSGKDEIAIGLTCGMVRFMSYKKANFSKRFDADRIANAVTFMDFNATDDFLAVVYENGQVNLYGMKTSTKLQKLAFDNNTVKARFHPTKRCHLAVASYKGAVVLYDSQSKKPVYSQPAAHQSSCRDLAMVESFPDYLFSVGYDSVINIFDVRRNERALHIQSNYPFESLAIADGGQQFAVGNLKGYVYGYDLRSLKEPLNMRKVHQTNVNSLVFVPFPKEGSSRRSMTELEMSKKPIKGSLRVSEGVAIEDTEPRAGRISMDQHDSFMGEIDMFLQRRDIPMDCMSRLSTSSRLSMESRSSMQMAGNNLMGLLEDLSDCHLELNASGQATDATETSHETAAPTINDSFVNVNRLLKRAKVDCSRLDGSVEQRLHRPAGGVRSGDNLEYIREEGSEVAESDSEAAATNSSCSNSSSSHRDSHANRVLAESQHENTAPAAGEMRKSGPQSDVVHDGDKENQTRVSVASVKQELSGTSELAATNPHETVSNERARSLETHLSQHREIAGQIEELRSSIMEQFQNSHLQQLDAEQALRSFLWMGMFNLWRETQSKLESLEKTVNTGLGLLLAKDEFAQQFIAMRSENETLKNRLHEMEAKLHAKATMKR